The Maniola hyperantus chromosome 27, iAphHyp1.2, whole genome shotgun sequence genome has a window encoding:
- the LOC138404341 gene encoding homeobox protein invected-like, producing MPSRMLLRPRTRRPKKPPGDTTQTDEKRPRTAFSGPQLARLKHEFAENRYLTERRRQALAAELGLAEAQIKIWFQNKRAKIKKASGQRNPLALQLMAQGLYNHSTIPLTKEEEELEMKAREREQSRQ from the exons ATGCCTTCAAGGATGCTGTTGC GTCCACGCACCAGAAGGCCCAAGAAGCCTCCCGGAGACACCACTCAGACGGATGAAAAACGACCGAGAACTGCATTTTCTGGACCACAGCTTGCTAGACtaaag CATGAGTTTGCTGAGAACCGGTACCTAACAGAAAGAAGACGTCAGGCCCTCGCAGCAGAACTTGGACTAGCTGAGGCGCAGATCAAGATCTGGTTCCAGAACAAGCGAGCCAAGATCAAGAAGGCCTCAGGCCAACGCAATCCCCTGGCTTTACAGCTCATGGCACAAGGGTTGTACAACCATAGTACCATACCATTGACAAAAGAAGAGGAAGAATTAGAGATGAAGGCAAGGGAAAGAGAACAGAGTAGGCAATGA